In a genomic window of Glycine max cultivar Williams 82 chromosome 13, Glycine_max_v4.0, whole genome shotgun sequence:
- the LOC100815233 gene encoding patellin-4, with the protein MNDANECCCNDEYGEIVVGVPLVINFFDKNNNNDEKSLKVQEKKNQEDHDCDQEDDDDDLDATALGDAGAPSPAEIKLKMKKSLLEFRCKVEDAILGNYLLGEQDHEKLAPQEIAVAREQIREITLWGVPLLLSKAHEGTDVVLRKFLKAKDFKVNEAFDMLQKTLVWRRENNVDGITDEDLGSEFGNNAGFLCGKDREGRPVCYHACEIFKDRRVYKKTFGSDNTCDKYLRWRIQMIEKAVKKLCFREGGVESILQVFDLRNTPMQGTKELNSVSKKALILFQNYYPEIIHKNIIVYAPFWFYTSQVLLSGFMNQRNKKKFILARSQKVTQTLLKFIAPEHLPTEYGGLRRNNDEDFSPSDKVSELKIKGSTVSKVEFPIQQLGVTIMWDVTVVGWDVSYKEEFIPDDEGSYTVLLQNQSVDGSSTRNSFYISEPGKIVITVENRTYKKKKMFYRSTARTTVPMFFLLQ; encoded by the exons ATGAACGACGCCAATGAATGTTGTTGCAATGATGAATATGGGGAAATCGTTGTTGGGGTACCCCTGGTTATCAATTTCTTTGATaagaacaacaacaatgatGAGAAGAGTCTCAAGGTCCAAGAGAAGAAGAACCAAGAAGATCATGATTGTGATCAAGAAGATGATGACGATGATCTTGATGCCACAGCTTTGGGAGACGCGGGGGCGCCTAGTCCTGCTGAGATTAAACTCAAGATGAAGAAGTCATTGCTCGAGTTTCGTTGCAAGGTTGAGGATGCCATTCTTGGGAACTATTTGTTAGGAGAACAAGATCATGAGAAACTTGCACCACAAGAAATAGCAGTGGCAAGGGAACAGATTAGAGAGATTACTCTCTGGGGTGTCCCTTTGTTGCTAAGCAAGGCTCATGAGGGCACTGATGTTGTTTTGAGGAAATTCTTGAAGGCCAAGGATTTCAAGGTGAATGAGGCCTTTGACATGCTGCAAAAGACACTTGTGTGGCGCCGCGAGAACAACGTTGATGGGATCACCGATGAGGATTTGGGTTCTGAGTTCGGAAATAATGCAGGATTCTTGTGCGGTAAGGATAGGGAAGGTCGTCCTGTGTGTTACCATGCTTGTGAGATTTTCAAAGACAGGCGTGTTTACAAGAAGACATTTGGATCAGATAACACATGTGACAAGTATTTGAGGTGGAGGATTCAAATGATTGAAAAGGCTGTGAAGAAGCTTTGTTTTAGAGAAGGAGGGGTGGAATCCATACTTCAGGTTTTTGATTTGAGGAACACTCCAATGCAAGGAACCAAGGAGCTCAACTCAGTCAGCAAAAAGGCTCTAATATTGTTTCAGAACTACTACCCTGAGATCATTCACAAAAAT ATTATAGTATATGCTCCATTTTGGTTCTACACTTCTCAAGTGCTATTATCAGGGTTCATGAAccagagaaataaaaagaagttcatCTTAGCTAGGTCACAGAAGGTCACACAGACACTTCTCAA GTTTATAGCCCCAGAGCACCTTCCAACTGAATATGGTGGTCTAAGGAGGAACAATGATGAAGACTTCTCGCCTTCTGATAAGGTTTCAGAGCTTAAAATCAAAGGAAGTACGGTTTCTAAAGTTGAATTTCCGATCCAACAG CTTGGAGTGACAATAATGTGGGATGTAACTGTGGTGGGATGGGATGTGTCCTACAAGGAAGAGTTCATTCCAGATGATGAAGGCTCATACACTGTACTACTGCAAAACCAAAGTGTAGATGGTAGCAGCACTAGAAACTCCTTTTACATCAGTGAACCTGGGAAGATAGTGATAACAGTTGAAAATAGAAcctacaagaagaagaaaatgttcTATAGATCTACAGCTAGAACCACTGTTCCCATGTTCTTCTTGTTACAGTAG